A single Hippocampus zosterae strain Florida chromosome 1, ASM2543408v3, whole genome shotgun sequence DNA region contains:
- the dctn1a gene encoding dynactin subunit 1a isoform X4: MSTGGTVESGKPPKIGSVVEVIGKGQRGTVAFIGATLFAAGKWVGVILNEPKGKNDGTVQGKRYFTCEENHGIFIRPTQIQVVDDGSGALSPDTPDSGASRIPRQRDIPETPKTAKQTPISAKKSSTRRSAKASRENLSSGDVSEMGLSPHQSALGAPATPQFSGPPTEVTATSAPATPSKEEESLRAQVKDLEEKLETLKMKRLEDKAKLKELEKHKIQLEQLHEWKTKMQEQQAELQKNLKEAKREARDAQEAKDRYMEEMSDTADAIEMATLDKEMAEERAESLQVEVETLKEKVEELSMDLEILRHDISEKGSDGAASSYHVKQIEEQNSKLKEALVRMRDLSASEKQEHVKLQKQMEKKNAEMETLRTQKEKLQAEVKQAEATVDELKEQVDAALGSEEMVETLTERNLDLEEKVRELRETVTDLEAINEMNDELQENARETEMELREQLDLSGAKVREADKRVEAAQETVADYQQTINKYRELTNRLQEANKELMTQQNENSEQVQQPPAELFDFKIKFAETKAYAKAIEMELRKMEVAQLNREVSLLTSFMPDSFLRHGGDHDCILVLLLIPRIICKAELISKQAQEKFDLNGNLAQGTALKGPPGEQRSFASGLVYSLSLLQATLHKYEQALSMCSVEVFKRMGTLYSEMSFHERSLDYFIDLLHKDQLDETVQVEPLTKAIKYYQQLYGVHLADHKEDCTVQLSDHIKFTQSALDCMSVEVARLRAFLATGQQSSTLAVLLKDLDTSCSDIKQFCKKIRRRMPGTEAVGAPAALNFGPQVSEALTECRRQLTRVVAVLQEVAAAGAQMVAPLAEQEGLNPLKLEDAACQAVEQVYGAHGLNGTECLRQSCSAIVATMNKMATAMQEGEYDADKPQGKSPPVETRAATVRAEMTDAEGLGVKLEDREAAIKELKKSLKIKGEELSEASVRLSLLEKKLDTSTKDADERVEKIQTKLDKNLDLLKKKEKEFEETMDALQADIDQLEAEKAELKQRINNQSKMTIEGLRGVPASGMVSVVPAGVGMSQSLAGSVQVVDSPLLQQQLEAQRLGLKRLKNENIRLKAEKMSAQLASLPPLCPAKLPQVSKESSMPPEGLNMGIYRRTDQLLATLLKLSAEVKVVDITGKTSVSASAQLLEQTTRLHNLSNALAKLKGEVAEHIVSNQHGARAASDFATFPVSSFVKAKEEKKGGTVFVGRVAIPCTRGQEQVHRLVLSQQQLHQVHRLLMG; this comes from the exons ATGAGCACCGGGGGAACTGTGGAAAGTGGAAAACCCCCAAAG ATTGGTTCTGTAGTGGAAGTGATCGGAAAAGGACAGCGTGGCACCGTCGCCTTTATCGGAGCGACCCTCTTTGCCGCCGGGAAATGGGTGGGTGTCATCCTCAACGAACCCAAAGGCAAGAATGACGGCACCGTGCAGGGGAAACGCTACTTCACCTGTGAGGAAAACCATGGAATATTTATCAGACCGACACAG ATCCAGGTGGTGGATGACGGCTCGGGCGCATTATCCCCCGACACTCCCGATTCGGGCGCTTCCAGGATCCCGAGACAAAGAG ATATTCCAGAGACTCCCAAAACGGCTAAACAG acACCCATAAGTGCAAAGAAG TCCTCTACCCGTCGTTCTGCCAAG GCGTCTCGTGAGAATCTGTCATCTGGCGATGTCAGTGAGATGGGCCTTTCCCCCCATCAGAGCGCGCTGGGCGCTCCTGCGACTCCTCAGTTTAGCGGGCCGCCCACTGAGGTCACCGCAACCTCTGCTCCAGCGACTCCGAGCAAG GAGGAGGAATCCCTTCGTGCGCAGGTCAAGGACTTGGAGGAGAAACTGGAGACGCTGAAAATGAAGCGCTTGGAGGACAAGGCCAAGCTGAAGGAGCTGGAGAAGCACAAGATCCAACTGGAGCAGCTGCACGAGTGGAAGACCAAGATGCAGGAGCAGCAGGCCGAGCTGCAGAAGAACCTCAAAGAAGCCAAGAGG GAAGCACGTGACGCTCAGGAGGCGAAGGACCGCTATATGGAGGAGATGTCGGACACCGCCGACGCCATCGAAATGGCCACCCTGGATAAAGAGATGGCCGAAGAGCGAGCGGAGTCGCTGCAGGTGGAGGTGGAAACGCTGAAGGAGAAAGTGGAGGAGCTGTCCATGGACCTGGAGATCCTTCGACATGACATTTCGGAGAAAG GCTCGGATGGTGCCGCCTCCAGCTATCACGTTAAACAGATCGAGGAGCAGAACAGCAAATTGAAGGAGGCCTTGGTCAG gATGCGTGACCTGTCCGCCTCTGAGAAACAGGAGCACGTGAAGCTGCAGAAACAGATGGAAAAGAAGAATGCCGAGATGGAGACCCTGCGGACTCAGAAGGAAAAACTGCAGGCGGAGGTCAAGCAGGCCGAGGCCACAGTCGACGAACTGAAAGAGCAG GTGGACGCCGCGCTGGGATCAGAGGAGATGGTTGAGACCCTGACGGAGAGGAACCTCGACCTGGAGGAGAAAGTCAGAGAGCTGCGAGAAACCGTTACCGATCTG GAGGCGATCAACGAAATGAACGACGAGCTGCAGGAGAACGCCAGGGAGACGGAGATGGAGCTGAGGGAGCAGCTGGACCTGAGCGGCGCCAAGGTCCGGGAGGCAGACAAGCGGGTGGAGGCCGCCCAGGAGACGGTGGCCGATTACCAGCAGACCATCAACAAATACCGAGAGCTCACCAACAGACTGCAG GAGGCCAACAAAGAGCTCATGACCCAGCAGAATGAAAATAGTGAACAGGTCCAACAACCTCCCGCGGAGCTGTTCGACTTCAAGATCAAGTTCGCCGAGACTAAGGCATACGCCAAG GCCATCGAGATGGAGCTTCGGAAAATGGAAGTGGCTCAGCTCAACCGCGAGGTGTCCCTGCTCACGTCCTTCATGCCGGACTCCTTCCTTCGTCACGGCGGAGACCATGACTGCATCCTGGTGCTCCTGCTCATCCCCAGGATCATTTGCAAG GCGGAGCTAATTAGCAAACAGGCGCAGGAGAAGTTCGATTTAAACGGGAACCTGGCGCAAGGCACGGCGCTCAAAGGGCCTCCGGGAGAACAACGCAGTTTTGCCTCCGGCCTCGTGTACTCCCTGAGCTTGCTGCAGGCCACCTTGCACAAATACGAACA AGCTCTGAGCATGTGCTCGGTGGAGGTTTTCAAGCGCATGGGCACGCTCTACTCGGAGATGAGTTTTCACGAGCGCTCCCTGGACTATTTCATCGACCTGCTGCACAAAGACCAGTTGGACGAGACCGTTCAGGTGGAACCGCTGACCAAGGCCATCAAGTATTACCAG CAATTGTACGGCGTTCATCTGGCAGACCACAAAGAGGACTGCACCGTGCAGCTATCAGACCACATTAAG TTTACCCAGAGTGCCCTGGACTGTATGAGCGTGGAGGTCGCCCGTCTGCGTGCGTTCCTCGCCACGGGTCAGCAGAGCTCCACTCTGGCGGTTCTCCTGAAGGACCTGGACACTTCCTGCTCGGACATCAAGCAGTTTTGTAAGAAAATCCGCCGCAGAATGCCCGGAACGGAAGCCGTTGGAGCACCGGCCGCTCTCAATTTTGGACCGCAG GTGTCTGAGGCGCTGACCGAGTGCAGACGGCAGCTGACCCGCGTGGTGGCGGTGCTccaggaggtggcggcggccggAGCGCAGATGGTGGCGCCGCTAGCTGAGCAGGAAGGACTCAATCCGCTCAAATTGGAGGATGCGGCGTGCCAGGCTGTGGAGCAG GTGTATGGCGCACATGGTCTTAATGGCACCGAGTGCCTGCGTCAATCTTGCAGCGCTATCGTCGCTACCATGAACAAGATGGCCACCGCCATGCAAGAAGGAGAGTACGACGCCGACAAACCACAGGGAAAG AGTCCTCCGGTGGAAACGAGAGCAGCCACAGTTAGAGCCGAGATGACTGATGCGGAGGGCCTTGGAGTGAAGCTGGAGGACAGAGAAGCGGCCATCAAGGAGCTCAAGAAATCCCTCAAGATCAAG GGAGAAGAGCTGAGCGAGGCCAGTGTACGTCTGAGCCTGCTGGAGAAGAAGCTGGACACGTCCACCAAGGACGCGGATGAGCGTGTGGAGAAGATCCAGACCAAACTGGACAAGAACCTCGACTTgctgaagaagaaagaaaa GGAATTTGAGGAGACGATGGATGCGCTGCAAGCCGACATCGACCAGCTGGAAGCGGAGAAAGCAGAGCTGAAACAGCGCATCAATAACCAATCGAAGATGACCATCGAAGGCTTGCGAGGTGTGCCCGCTTCTGGGATGGTTTCCGTGGTTCCCGCAGGAG tgggtATGTCCCAATCACTGGCGGGCTCGGTGCAAGTGGTGGACTCTCCTCTGCTCCAGCAGCAGCTTGAAGCTCAGAGGCTGGGCCTGAAACGCCTCAAGAACGAAAACATCAGACTTAAG GCAGAGAAGATGAGCGCCCAGCTGGCCTCCCTGCCTCCACTGTGCCCGGCCAAACTGCCCCAGGTGTCCAAAGAGAGCTCCATGCCACCAGAGGGACTGAATATGGGCATCTACCGCCGCACAGACCAGCTGCTGGCGACTCTTCTCAAGCTGAGTGCAGAAGTCAAAGTGGTGGACATCACCGGGAAGACGTCCG TCAGCGCCAGCGCGCAGCTGCTGGAGCAGACCACCCGACTGCACAACCTCAGCAACGCTCTAGCTAaactcaag GGTGAAGTAGCTGAACACATTGTGTCCAATCAGCATGGAGCAAGAGCTGCTTCCGACTTTGCAACCTTCCCGGTTTCTTCTTTCGTcaag gcaaaggaggagaagaagggcGGGACGGTGTTTGTGGGCCGCGTTGCCATTCCTTGCACTCGTGGACAAGAGCAAGTCCACCGTCTGGTCCTGTCGCAGCAGCAACTGCACCAAGTGCACCGCCTCCTCATGGGCTGA